In Gossypium hirsutum isolate 1008001.06 chromosome D01, Gossypium_hirsutum_v2.1, whole genome shotgun sequence, the genomic window ATCCTTTCAAACCCTAAAGTTCCACATGCACCGAGTATGGAAGTTAAAGTTACTTCATCCAAATCCATTGTTCCTTCTAGTCGGCATCTTAGGAAAAACAAAACTGCCTCATCAGGTTGCCCATTTCGAGCATACCCACATAACATCGATGTACAAACAACAGAGTTATCGTGTTCAACTGGCCATATCCGGAACATTTTCTCAGCATCCGCCATCCTTCCACACCTAATGCACATATCTAACAATGCTGCTTCGACACAAACATTTGATCCAAAACCAAACTTGAGACAAAAGCCTTGAATTTGTTCACTAGCTTTCACATCCATGACCAACGCACATGCGTTAATAACGCTACTCAAACTGAAATCTGTTAACTCTAAACCTTCCTCCACCATTTTGATAAACAACTTTACCGCCTTCAAACCTTCACCATTTTTGCAAAATCCCGCCATAAGAGCATTATAAGAAATGCAATTCTTCTCCGGCATCTCATTGAAAACCTTCATAGCCAAATCCACTAACCCGAATTCCATATAGGCAGTAATCATTTGAGTCCAAGTAATAACATCCCTAATCGGCATGCTCTCAAACAAAACCGCAACATCTCGTACTCTACCAAATTGAGTATAAAGTCCGATAAGCACATTATTCACACTCAAATTACCCTCTAATCCAATTCTAATAGCGTGAGCATGAACTTCTTTGCCTTTCATAAAAGCATTACTTCCTTCACAAGCACTCAGAATAGAGGAAATAGTGAAAAAATCAGCTCTAAAACAACCAATTCCTTGCATAACACGGAAAAGTTCAAATGCTTTTTCATACATCCCTTCCTTCACTAAACATGAAATCACGGTATTCCATGATGCAACATCTCTTTGAGGCATTTCATCGAACACCTTAAAAACAGGCCTCAAATTCCCAGTAAATTTCCAGTAAATCCCCATTAAAGCATTGGCTACAAAAGTACTATCCAAAAAACCCATTTTAACAACCAAACCATGAATTTGAAATCCCAATTCTGACTCCAAAACCCTAATACAAGCACTTAAAATTGCAACGAAAGTGAACTCATTAGGCTCAATACCTTCAGTCCTCATCTTCATAAAAAGTTCTATCGCTTTGCTTCCTTGATTCGATTTCGCAAAACCCGAAATCAACGAAGAGTAAGTTACTAGATTAGGGCAACAAAGAGAGGCAAAAACGTTGAGAGAATGGTTAAAAAGACCCAATTTCAGGTAAGCTAAAACAAGAGAATTCCCTAAATGGGTGTCTTCTTGAAGCTTGAGAGAACAAGCATGAACAGCTTTTGCCAATTCAGCGTCGGAGTACTGAACTGAAAGGTTAAGCAAAGTGAGTAAGGAATTAACGTCATTACAAATGTGGGGTTTGTAGTAGAGTGTGTGACAAGAGACAGCGGTGGTGGAAGCGAGGAGGAGGGGGCGGTGGTGATGGGATTTGGGTTTGGGGAAGGAGAGAGAAGAGGAGCACGGTGGATATGGCGGTGGTTTGGTAGGGAAGAGGTGGCGGTGGTGGGGGAGTGGGACTGGGTGGTTTTGGGGATGGATAATGGTGGACATGGATTCAGACAAAAATTAGAGGCGCCAAACATACATTTCTACTATAGTTTCTTTTAACTCTTGTTTATATCGTTTTATTGCTCGTTAAATTATTACTAAGTATATTTTATTccttctaactttaaaaaattataaaatagtcattaaaatatttaaaaaattttatttaagtcattaaattatttgaaagtttttatttaagttattaaaatgtTATTCTTTTTAAAGTCTGACTAACAAGCTTTAAGTGACAAATTAATGATTGGTATGATGGATTAGCACTCACCGATGAGTAAAAGAATATACCTTAAATTTAAGACGATTTGATAGTCAATGTCAAAGAcaagagaaattttttttaaaaattttgattcgcAGATTCATGATGTTCAAAGTTatttaatgcaaaaaaaaaaattgaataatagtAAACAAGGAAAAGGACCACTTTTAATTGATATAGATAATACAAACGAAAAGAGCTATacaaataacaaatttaaaaactcaattatgaaaaattaaaaaataatcatttaactattcgattttatattttttttatcaccgATAATAAAATGAGTAACAAGTATGACTACTTtttaaattgacataataataatTGATGATCATAATAGTAATGGGTAATAAAAttacacaatgtataaatattaaaaataattttttaagggtaaactatacccatggtcacttttgtttatcttaggttacatttcagtcacttatgtttgaaatgttacgttacattttagtcactgacgttattgtgttgtaacattttagttactgagccgttaattgtcgttaatggtgtaatggtaagctgacgtggctgttaaattatcatttcaaacaaaaactttaggttaaattatacaatttgttcccataatttttcgttttgagcaatttaattcttttatgttcttttaactttcttttctttattttccattctcttctgcttctctctctgttttcctaccttctttatttcttttaacatatcaggAAGTTGAATTGGTAATGAAGAAAAAAGCATGGTATGGGTTTATGGGTTTTAGTTATAgggttttggttataggcaaATGATGACAGTCGACTTCCTACTTTTTTCACTGCCAATTCGACTTCCTAATATGTCAAAAGAAATGGGAAAGAtatgaaaacagagggagaaacaaaagtgaatgaaaaaaaaaggaaagtttaaagaacataaaagaaaaaaaattaaattactttaaacaaaaaaaaaatggggatcaattgtataatttaacctaaaattttgtttgaaatgatgatttaacgtgtcacgtcagCTTAACGTTACACCATTAATGACAtttaatggctcagtgactaaaatgttgcaacatgataacgtaaatgactaaaacgtaacatttcaaatataagtgactaaaacataacctaaagtaaacaaaaatggctataggtgtagtttaccctttttttaaatcaagactaaattggcACGAATATCTAAAAATAACAagttaaaattactattatattaattttaaaagctatcaaattattttattaactctTTTGATcagtaattttacatttgttaagaaaaaattgaataattttataacttttcataatttaatttaatgactaaaaataataataattggttGACCACAAGTGTAGTCCACCCTGAAAAAAATACACTTTTTAAACCATGGAGAAGATTTGGATGGGGGTTATTTCAAGAGGGAAATTCATTTCAATCAACATATTTAAGAGTCTAAAAATCTAATTGCCTCACTTGGCTAAAAGAGAACATTTGGATGTTGAATTATGCAATTTCCCCTAATTTATGTTATGGGAAATTTCCCCATCGTTCTAAATATTTTTTCTAGCACAAACAGTATGGTACTGCCTGCGtgcagagaaaaagaaaatcaactaGCAATAGCATgagcaccaaaaaaaaaaagtgattaattatttgtatatgagAGCATCACGACCAGGTCCGACACCGATGTAATGGATAGGCACACCAACAAGTTCCTCTATCCTCTCGACATATTGTCGTGCAGCTTTCGGAAGATCCGAATAATTTCTGATAGAAGAAATATCGGATTGCCATCCAGGCAAAACTTCGTATTCCACCTATACACACACAAAGGAAAGGAAATGAATTGCAAATTGCTTTGTATTGACCTTCTGACAAGTATGTAATAAGCTATTAAGGTAGAAAAGTTTACCAACCTTCAACTGTTCGAGAAGCTGAAGATCACCTGGGAACGATTCCACCGGTGTACCATCAACATGTTTATAAGCAACGCCTAATTTAATTTCCGGAAGATCAGATAAAACATCCAATTTGGTGAGGTTTAGAGAAGAAAAGCCATTAATCTGACAACAGAACTTGAGAGCAACTACATCAAGCCAACCACAACGACGAGGGCGGCCAGTTGTGGTGCCAAACTCCTGCCCGGCAAACCTAAGGATATCACCGCCTTGACCCAGGATTTCGGTGGGGAAAGGACCAGAGCCAACTCTTGTGGTATATGCTTTCACCTGCACACAGTGTTTAAATTTGATGAACCATTTGATTTTATGTTTGCCTGTAATTCAAGCCaccaagaaaaataataaaaaagaatattCACTTACAACTCCAATTAGATCACCCACAACTCTAGGAGCAATACCGAGCCCAGTACAGATTCCACCAGCTGATGGACTGGAGGAAGTTACGAAAGGATAAGTACCGAAATCAATGTCGAGCATAGTAGCTTGACCTCCTTCCACCAATATCCTCTTCTTCTGTGCAATCGATTCATTCATTACGTGCACAGTATCAGCAATGAAAGGCTCCAACCTCTCGGCATATCTCTTGTAGTTTTCAACCTCTTCTTTGAGCACTTCTGGAGTATAATTAAAATCCGGGAACCTTGAATTCACGTCAGATAATAGATTATGAAGCTTCTGAGGGAAAGTATCCATGTGCCTCAAGTCACTTACTCTGATACCATTCCTGTTCATCTTGCTCGAGTAAGCAGGTCCAATCCCTCTTCTAGTTGTACCGATAAATGACTTGTTAAGTTCAGCTTCCCTTAATCCATCAACTACTTGATGAAAATCAAATAGCAAATGAGCACGATCAGATACCAATATCCTCCCTTTGCAAGAAACCCCATTAGCTTCCAACCCATCGATTTCTTTGAATAAACCTGGCAAATGTACTACCACCCCATTTCCGATAACACATAGGGTCTCCTCGTTAAGGATGCCAGAAGGAACAAGGTGAAGGGCAAACTTCTTTCCCTCTGAATTGTAAATTGTATGACCAGCATTCGCTCCGCCCTGACATCAGAAAAGAATAATtagaaaccacaaatttgagctgGCTAATTAAACTCTTTATATTATCATTACACGATGTACTTGCACCCTATCTAATGACTGTaatctgactcctagtacaagggtcaccatggtacttttaccaacaATCAAACTCGTATGATATGGAAGGGCAAGTCATACCATGTTACTTATGATCAGTAAACGAATCAGTAAGTAGTCCTGACTGTGATTTGAACAATCGAACCCATATGCAAGGGCAAGTCATACCACTTACTTATGTATGAACTGTAAAAGT contains:
- the LOC121214032 gene encoding pentatricopeptide repeat-containing protein At5g03800 — encoded protein: MSTIIHPQNHPVPLPHHRHLFPTKPPPYPPCSSSLSFPKPKSHHHRPLLLASTTAVSCHTLYYKPHICNDVNSLLTLLNLSVQYSDAELAKAVHACSLKLQEDTHLGNSLVLAYLKLGLFNHSLNVFASLCCPNLVTYSSLISGFAKSNQGSKAIELFMKMRTEGIEPNEFTFVAILSACIRVLESELGFQIHGLVVKMGFLDSTFVANALMGIYWKFTGNLRPVFKVFDEMPQRDVASWNTVISCLVKEGMYEKAFELFRVMQGIGCFRADFFTISSILSACEGSNAFMKGKEVHAHAIRIGLEGNLSVNNVLIGLYTQFGRVRDVAVLFESMPIRDVITWTQMITAYMEFGLVDLAMKVFNEMPEKNCISYNALMAGFCKNGEGLKAVKLFIKMVEEGLELTDFSLSSVINACALVMDVKASEQIQGFCLKFGFGSNVCVEAALLDMCIRCGRMADAEKMFRIWPVEHDNSVVCTSMLCGYARNGQPDEAVLFFLRCRLEGTMDLDEVTLTSILGACGTLGFERMGEQIHCYALKTGFVTDLGVLNSIISMYAKCGNMNDAIKVFDIMPVRDVVSWNALIAGHILHRQGDEALAVWPAMEEAGIQPDTITLFLVLSAYRHTNLDLVDDCRKLFLSMRTDYDIEPTSQHHASFVSVLGQWGLLEEAEETIENMTVEPKAYVWRALLDSCRIRLNTTIGKRVAKRILAMKPQDPSTYILVSNLYSASGRWHCSETVREDMREKGFRKNPARSWIIHQNNIHPFYTRDKSHPQTKDIYRGLEILVMECQKAGYVPDTSFVLHEVEEHQKKEFLLYHSAKLAATYGILMTKHGEPIRIVKNIHMCGDCHTFMKYVSIITKREILVRDASGFHCFRNGQCCCKDYW
- the LOC121214033 gene encoding adenylosuccinate synthetase 2, chloroplastic — encoded protein: MNCSSLVLDPTPVATSRCCYRRPTLHFQHHRRNFVFCSLKPVASSSLSVAESASSESLNRIGSLSQVSGVLGSQWGDEGKGKLVDILAQHFDIVARCQGGANAGHTIYNSEGKKFALHLVPSGILNEETLCVIGNGVVVHLPGLFKEIDGLEANGVSCKGRILVSDRAHLLFDFHQVVDGLREAELNKSFIGTTRRGIGPAYSSKMNRNGIRVSDLRHMDTFPQKLHNLLSDVNSRFPDFNYTPEVLKEEVENYKRYAERLEPFIADTVHVMNESIAQKKRILVEGGQATMLDIDFGTYPFVTSSSPSAGGICTGLGIAPRVVGDLIGVVKAYTTRVGSGPFPTEILGQGGDILRFAGQEFGTTTGRPRRCGWLDVVALKFCCQINGFSSLNLTKLDVLSDLPEIKLGVAYKHVDGTPVESFPGDLQLLEQLKVEYEVLPGWQSDISSIRNYSDLPKAARQYVERIEELVGVPIHYIGVGPGRDALIYK